In a single window of the Oryctolagus cuniculus chromosome 2, mOryCun1.1, whole genome shotgun sequence genome:
- the LOC127486553 gene encoding LOW QUALITY PROTEIN: MAPK-interacting and spindle-stabilizing protein-like (The sequence of the model RefSeq protein was modified relative to this genomic sequence to represent the inferred CDS: inserted 1 base in 1 codon): MSDEFLLADALPEHSPAKTSVSNTKPAQAQGWPGSNPWNNPSAPPSVPSGLPPSAAPSTVPFGPAPTGMYPSVPPTGPPPGPPAPFPPSGPSCPPPGGPYPAPTVPGPGPTGPYPTPNMPFPELPRPYGAPTDPAIAGPLGPWGSMSSGPWAPGMGGQYPTPNMPYSSSXPYPAPPPRAPGAAPPVPWGTVPPGAWGPPAPYPAPAGSYPAPGLYPSPSNPFQVPSGPAGAPPMPSGPHSYH; the protein is encoded by the exons ATGTCTGATGAGTTTTTGTTGGCAGATGCACTACCTGAACACTCCCCTGCCAAGACCTCTGTGAGCAATACAAAGCCTGCCCAAGCGCAAGGCTGGCCAGGTTCCAACCCTTGGAATAACCCAAGTGCTCCACCTTCAGTGCCATCTGGACTCCCGCCAAGTGCAGCCCCCTCTACCGTGCCTTTTGGACCAGCGCCAACGGGAATGTACCCCTCCGTGCCTCCCACTGGACCGCCTCCAGGACCCCCCgccccctttcctccctctggACCATCGTGCCCCCCACCTGGTGGTCCTTACCCAGCCCCaactgtgccaggccctgggcccacaGGGCCATATCCTACACCAAATATGCCCTTTCCAGAGCTACCCAGACCATATGGTGCACCCACAGATCCAGCCATAGCTGGCCCCTTAGGTCCATGGGGATCCATGTCTTCTGGACCTTGGGCACCTGGGATGGGAGGGCAGTATCCTACCCCTAATATGCCATATTCATCTT GGCCATATCCCGCTCCTCCTCCCCGAGCAccaggggcggcaccccctgttCCCTGGGGCACTGTTCCACCAGGAGCCTGGGGACCGCCGGCACCATATCCTGCCCCTGCAGGGTCGTATCCTGCACCAGGACTCTATCCTTCCCCCAGCAATCCTTTCCAAGTGCCTTCAGGACCTGCTGGTGCTCCACCGATGCCGAGTGGCCCCCATTCATACCATTAA